The Vidua macroura isolate BioBank_ID:100142 chromosome 4, ASM2450914v1, whole genome shotgun sequence genome window below encodes:
- the LRP2BP gene encoding LRP2-binding protein isoform X2: protein MSLKYGREENHSHGALLAKSEESLVRREAGGDPPAPFLDGQRYYEQGLYKEALKQFEKIKDTDFQAMYQLGVMYYDGLGTKKDPARGVEYMNKILNSDSPEASHLKFAAAYNLGRAYYEGCGVKHSTEEAERLWLTAADNGNPTASIKAQSTLGMLYSMPILKDLKKAFFWHSEACDNGNLESKGALGIMYLYGQGIRRNSKAALECLRKATELGNIYAQGHLVEYYYTRKFYSKAAALAKRATENDDINMLAEITDCHPTNIAKGAAMAAFYLARCLQLGRGTEKDQHAAEKYYSKACYLDPAVASHLELAANLGRI, encoded by the exons AGAACCACTCCCACGGTGCACTGTTGGCAAAATCAGAGGAGTCGCTGGTGAGAAGAGAGGCGGGTGGAGATCCTCCAGCACCCTTTCTGGATGGGCAACGATACTATGAACAG gggtTGTACAAAGAAGCGTTAAAGCAATTTGAAAAAATCAAGGATACAGATTTTCAAGCAATGTATCAGCTTGGTGTAATGTATTATGATGGACTTGGCACTAAAAAAGACCCT GCAAGGGGAGTGGAATACATGAATAAAATACTCAACTCTGATTCCCCAGAAGCAAGTCACTTGAAGTTTGCAGCTGCATACAATCTTGGCAGGGCATATTATGAAGGATGTGGTGTTAAACATTCAACTGAAGAGGCTGAAAG GTTGTGGCTTACTGCTGCAGACAATGGAAATCCAACAGCAAGTATAAAGGCTCAGAGTACTTTAGGAATGCTTTATTCTATGCCAATTCTGAAAGATCTGAAGAAG GCCTTTTTCTGGCATTCAGAAGCATGTGACAATGGAAATCTGGAATCAAAGGGAGCACTTGGCATTATGTATCTCTATGGACAAGGTATACGTCGAAACAGTAAAGCTGCTTTGGAGTGTTTGAGAAAAGCAACAGAACTTGGAAACATCTATGCTCAAGGCCATCTTGTGGAATATTACTACACTAGAAAATTTTACTCAAAAGCTGCTGCACTAGCCAAAAG GGCTACAGAAAATGATGACATCAACATGCTAGCCGAGATAACTGATTGTCATCCAACAAATATAGCCAAGGGGGCTGCTATGGCTGCTTTCTACTTGGCTAGATGCCTCCAGCTTGGCCGAGGCACAGAGAAAGACCAGCATGCTGCTGAAAAGTACTATTCTAAA gcatGCTATCTGGATCCGGCTGTTGCTTCTCACCTTGAACTGGCAGCTAATCTTGGGAGAATTTAG
- the LRP2BP gene encoding LRP2-binding protein isoform X3, whose amino-acid sequence MYQLGVMYYDGLGTKKDPARGVEYMNKILNSDSPEASHLKFAAAYNLGRAYYEGCGVKHSTEEAERLWLTAADNGNPTASIKAQSTLGMLYSMPILKDLKKAFFWHSEACDNGNLESKGALGIMYLYGQGIRRNSKAALECLRKATELGNIYAQGHLVEYYYTRKFYSKAAALAKRATENDDINMLAEITDCHPTNIAKGAAMAAFYLARCLQLGRGTEKDQHAAEKYYSKACYLDPAVASHLELAANLGRI is encoded by the exons ATGTATCAGCTTGGTGTAATGTATTATGATGGACTTGGCACTAAAAAAGACCCT GCAAGGGGAGTGGAATACATGAATAAAATACTCAACTCTGATTCCCCAGAAGCAAGTCACTTGAAGTTTGCAGCTGCATACAATCTTGGCAGGGCATATTATGAAGGATGTGGTGTTAAACATTCAACTGAAGAGGCTGAAAG GTTGTGGCTTACTGCTGCAGACAATGGAAATCCAACAGCAAGTATAAAGGCTCAGAGTACTTTAGGAATGCTTTATTCTATGCCAATTCTGAAAGATCTGAAGAAG GCCTTTTTCTGGCATTCAGAAGCATGTGACAATGGAAATCTGGAATCAAAGGGAGCACTTGGCATTATGTATCTCTATGGACAAGGTATACGTCGAAACAGTAAAGCTGCTTTGGAGTGTTTGAGAAAAGCAACAGAACTTGGAAACATCTATGCTCAAGGCCATCTTGTGGAATATTACTACACTAGAAAATTTTACTCAAAAGCTGCTGCACTAGCCAAAAG GGCTACAGAAAATGATGACATCAACATGCTAGCCGAGATAACTGATTGTCATCCAACAAATATAGCCAAGGGGGCTGCTATGGCTGCTTTCTACTTGGCTAGATGCCTCCAGCTTGGCCGAGGCACAGAGAAAGACCAGCATGCTGCTGAAAAGTACTATTCTAAA gcatGCTATCTGGATCCGGCTGTTGCTTCTCACCTTGAACTGGCAGCTAATCTTGGGAGAATTTAG
- the LRP2BP gene encoding LRP2-binding protein isoform X1 — MERRRVPAQAGQGCGRPRHSSKGRSRAGRDRSSAPARAAAALPRGRPRAGRARDCASRQARPEPPSGAGLPGELGRRCWMALRCERLPQEPALPENHSHGALLAKSEESLVRREAGGDPPAPFLDGQRYYEQGLYKEALKQFEKIKDTDFQAMYQLGVMYYDGLGTKKDPARGVEYMNKILNSDSPEASHLKFAAAYNLGRAYYEGCGVKHSTEEAERLWLTAADNGNPTASIKAQSTLGMLYSMPILKDLKKAFFWHSEACDNGNLESKGALGIMYLYGQGIRRNSKAALECLRKATELGNIYAQGHLVEYYYTRKFYSKAAALAKR, encoded by the exons ATGGAGCGGCGCCGGGTGCCGGCACAGGCCGGGCAGGGCTGCGGCAGGCCCCGGCACAGCAGCAAGGGTCGATCCAGGGCCGGCCGCGACAGGAGCTCGGCACCAGCGAGGGCCGCGGCCGCGCTCCCTCGTGGCCGTccccgggcgggccgggcccgggaCTGCGCATCCCGGCAGGCTCGGCCCGAGCCGCCTTCGGGCGCGGGGCTGCCGGGGGAGCTCGGCCGGCGGTGCTGGATGGCGCTGCGCTGCGAGCGGCTGCCGCAGGAGCCGGCCCTGCCAG AGAACCACTCCCACGGTGCACTGTTGGCAAAATCAGAGGAGTCGCTGGTGAGAAGAGAGGCGGGTGGAGATCCTCCAGCACCCTTTCTGGATGGGCAACGATACTATGAACAG gggtTGTACAAAGAAGCGTTAAAGCAATTTGAAAAAATCAAGGATACAGATTTTCAAGCAATGTATCAGCTTGGTGTAATGTATTATGATGGACTTGGCACTAAAAAAGACCCT GCAAGGGGAGTGGAATACATGAATAAAATACTCAACTCTGATTCCCCAGAAGCAAGTCACTTGAAGTTTGCAGCTGCATACAATCTTGGCAGGGCATATTATGAAGGATGTGGTGTTAAACATTCAACTGAAGAGGCTGAAAG GTTGTGGCTTACTGCTGCAGACAATGGAAATCCAACAGCAAGTATAAAGGCTCAGAGTACTTTAGGAATGCTTTATTCTATGCCAATTCTGAAAGATCTGAAGAAG GCCTTTTTCTGGCATTCAGAAGCATGTGACAATGGAAATCTGGAATCAAAGGGAGCACTTGGCATTATGTATCTCTATGGACAAGGTATACGTCGAAACAGTAAAGCTGCTTTGGAGTGTTTGAGAAAAGCAACAGAACTTGGAAACATCTATGCTCAAGGCCATCTTGTGGAATATTACTACACTAGAAAATTTTACTCAAAAGCTGCTGCACTAGCCAAAAGgtaa